The Niallia circulans nucleotide sequence ATTTTGAAGTGGAAAGAACAAAAAAATGTAAATTTTACTTAAAAAACAAAAAGCATATTTTCCAGCTCAGGAAACTATGCTTCTTTCTATTGCTTATTTTTATCCTTATCAATATATTTCCAAGTATAGTATGTAAACCAAAAAGCTATTATCACTAGAAATGAGTACATCCTCTTTTCATCTGGTAGATAAGCTGCTAATAATAATGCAGTAATCGCAAAGGGAGGCATAAGTATCCAGTATTTTTTCTTATCCAATTTCCTATTCATATTCCACTACCTTTTTACGTAATTACAAACTGACTGTATATACGACTATTTAAATAAATAGTTTCATATTAAATAAAAGCAATACAAATAAAGTTTAAGATAGCTAGGTCAGTTACGTTATTTTGGAGTTAATGGGATTGCTAGACACATGGAATAAAAGCAAAAAAATCCTATGGATACCCATAGGATTTTTTACTGTTTACTTCGAAAACAGCTTCTTAGCTTCTTCCATCGCAAGCTTGTTGCCGAGTGCGGAGTAGTCAAGCCATGGCTGATCGGAAACAACATAAACATGCTTGTTTTTGACAGCCTTTAAACCTTGATAAATTGGGGATTCTTCGAGCTGCTTGAAGGCTGTTTGGGCTTTGTCGTCACTGTTTACGACTACAAAAATAGCATCTGCATCGAAATCAGGTAAAACTTCCTGGGAAATGACTTCATATGGCTGTGTTGAATCTAATTCTTTGATCCCTGTTGCTGGCGTGAATCCTAAATCATCGTATAGTATTGGGCCAAGTGGACGTTTTGTTGTAAATACACGAAGCTCTTTAGCAGTTACACGGATAGCCATCACTTTACTGTTTTTGCCGAGTTCATCTGCAGCCAATGTTTTCACTTCACTTGTCAGGTTTTCATAGTCTGCAATGAAATCTTCCGCTTCCTTGGTGCGGTCGACGAGCTTGCCGATTGCCTTCAAATGATCACGCCAAGTTCCCTCATCAAGGTTAAAGCTTTCTGTTGGAGCAATGTCTTCAAATTTCGAAATATCCTCACCTGAAATTCCTTCATCAATATATATGACAGAGGGATCTAACGCAATGACTGCTTCCATATCAGGGTCTTTTGCAGGACCAAGCTTTGTTGAATTCTTCAATTGATCCTTAACATGTGGAAGAAAATCATTTAGTTCGCCGCCGACAACAGACCCGACAGGAGTAACTCCTAATGCAAGCAGGTCATTTGTAAGATGGATAGAAAGAGAAGCGATTTTTGGTTCGCCTTTGCCTGTTTTCGTGTCACTTTCCTTACTGTCGGTTGAAGCCGTTTGTCCGCAAGCGGAAAGAATTAATAACAGCATTGCTGTAAATAACAAAACTAGTTTCTTTTTCATTGTGTTCTCCTTGGTGGATTATTTTGTTTTTGTTAATAAGTAAAGAAAATAAGGTCCGCCTATCGCTGCTACAACAATACCAGCTGGTATCGCATTTGGTTGAAAGATCGAACGGCCAACAGTATCTGATAAGACAAGTATGACCATACCGAGAAGCCCTGCGACAGGCAGAAAATGCTGATGTCTTGGTCCGACTAAACGGCGGGCAAGGTGGGGTGCCACGAGTCCTATAAAGCCAATCCCACCAACCATCGCTACACTTGCACTGGATAAGGCAACAGCAATAGCGAGCATGCCTAAGCGAGTGCGGAGCACGGAAACACCGAGCCCCACCGCCGTACTGTCTCCAAAAGATAAAGCATCTAGCTTTCGTGACTGCAGAAAGCCAAGAGGTGTCAATACAACAATCCACGGTAAAAGGGCGATAACATGTATCCAATCCCTGCCCCAAACATTGCCGACGAGCCACCTTGATGCAAATGTGTATGTATCCTCGTCAAGACGAAGGGACAGAAACAAGGTGATAGCATTAAAGCAGGCTGCTATCGCAATCCCGACAAGGATGAGTCGAATTGGCAGTATCCCTTTATAACGATCATATGTAAGTAAGATGATAGTCACCGCCGTCAAGCATCCACCAATAAAAGTGAATAATGGAATAAGCAATGCGGCTTTATCGTTTAAGGAATGAAAATAAGTGACGAACATGATCAGCCCAAAAGAAGCACCTGCATGTAATCCGATAATGCCTGGGTCTGCCAATGGATTCCTTGATACGCCCTGCAGAATTGCGCCTGATATACCAAGACCTATGCCTGCCAATATGGTAATGATGATGCGAGGCAGGCGATAGTCAAACAGCACAAGTGAGGATTTAAAATCACCAAATCCAAACAAAGTTCGCACTACTTCAAGTGGTGCAATCCGCAGTGAGCCTGTATTCAAACTGATTAAGATGACAATAACATTTATAAGTATTAACACAAGAGCAACTGTAAGGGTTTTAGAGCTGCGTAAATTTGGTTTCATCTATAAATCCCTCCCAACCTTACGCGCTGTATAAAGAAAGAAAGGAACACCAACTGCAGCGACTATTATTCCGATTGCCAATTCTCGTGGAGGATTTACAGTACGGGCTCCTAAATCGGCAAGCATTAAGAGAATTGCCCCTAGCAAGGCTGACATTGGAATGATAAAACTATAGTCAGAGCCTACAAGCTTGCGAGCAATATGTGGAATAACTAGTCCGATAAATCCGATAGAACCGACTGCCGACACAGATACGCCTGCCAAAATGACTGCTGCAATGATGGATAGGAGTTTAATCAGATTCACTTTTATGCCGAGATTCATGGCGGTTTCTTCACCTATTGCAATAAGGGATATAGAGCGTCCCATGCTAACAGCCCATATAATTGTGAGCACAATCACAGGAACCAGCACCTTCAAGTGGTCCCATTTAATGCCTGCAACTCCTCCTGCATACCAAAAAGCAAGATCTTGGCTCAAATCGAAGTATATCGCGATGCCTGCGCTTAAAGAGTGCAAAAGAGCAGCAATTACTGCTCCTGATACGGTTAATCTCATTGGGGTCAGGCCACCTGGAACAGAAGCACCCATTATAAAGATTAATAGTGTACTAAGGGCAGCCCCTATAAAGGAAAATACCATTAGTAGCGAGTACGAGATGCTTGGAAAAAAGGCAAAGGATAAAGTTACAATGAACATCGCTCCTGCATTAATGCCAAGTACCCCTGCATCTGCCAAAGGATTACGTGTAACACCTTGCATAAGTGCTCCGGCAACAGCAAAAGCAGCACCGACAATTGCAGCACCGATAACTCTCGGTAGTCGCAGTTCATAAATGATTTGCTGCTCAGTCAGAGAGGAATCATAGTTGAAAATCGCTGTCCAAACATTATGAAAGGTGATATCCTTTGCTCCGAAAGAAACTGCTGTTACTAATATAACAATTAATCCAGCTAGGAAGAAAATGAATAATAGTAGCCTCCACATGTTGTGTAAACGATTATTTAAATGTTTTTGATGAGGGGTTTGCAGCATATAAGTCAACCTTTTCCTTTTATTAATTACTAATAATGAAAATCATTATCAATTGCATTTCCCTATTATATGAACAATATTTCCGCAAAGCAATCTTTTTTTAGTTAATTAAATAGGCTAATAGAATTAGATTTAGGTTGGAGAGGAAAAGAAAAAAAGAGCTACTCAGCTCTTTTTTCTGAAACATTAATGATGGTGCTCATGATCTTCCTCTTGCTGTGGAAGATTCTTCTGTAAGTAGTTTAAATCGTCTTCAGAAAGCTCACCAACAATAAATTGCTTTTGCGGCATAATGATAGAGTCATGATAGCTTGCATGAACTTTAACGTAATAAAGACCATCACTACTTAAGGTCTTTTTTATGCTATAGACACCATTTCCTTGTTTATCTGCTTCTTCCATCATTTTTTCAGTAGATCCATCTTGTTTCCATACTTCAAAATGGACATAGTCAGCATTATTAACTTTTTCGCCATTTTGAAGAAGGGTAACTGTTATTTCAGTCACTGCATTTGCTTTTAGAGAAGCAGGCAGCTCTAATACAGCTTCAAGAGGCGTTTCTTTTTTATAAAGGGAAGCCGCATCCTGTTTAAGAAGGGAGCAGGCACTCAACAGCAGACAAATTAAACAAGATAATAATAGGGCTAATAATGTTTTTTTCACGAAATAAGCCACCTTTTATGCATTTAGAAACCTTTTAGCGTTAGGAACTCTTTGAATAATTAACCAGTCAATAAGCCAAACAAAGATAAGTGATAAGCCTACTAAAGGAAATATGATTCCTAAAAAAATAAGCAGGAAGAGCAGCAGTTTCATATTCTTTATATTTGGAGCTTTTGGTGCTCCTAATCCTGTTTTAGGCTTGCGTTTCCACCACATATAAACTCCTGTGAATGCTACTAAAATAGTACCAAGACAAATAAGAAGGCTAACTAATTGATTAAGGAAGCCGAGTTCTGTTCCTTTATGCAAAGTAATCCCAACAGCAACTATCTTGCCGATAAGTCCATAATTGTCATAACGATAATCAGCTAGTACAGCACCTGTATATTGGTCGATATGGATGGTTGCTTCATCCTTTGCTTTAGGTGGAAAAGCAGAGAGCGTGTAAACACCCTCTTTTGTTGATGGGAAAATAACAGAATAGCTTGGATGCATTCCTTCCCGCTCAGCAGTTGTTACGATATCGTCAATGGAAACGGGGATGAAGCCTTCAAGCTCTGATTTCGGTACATCTAAAGTTTCAGCAGCCCATGGGACTTCTGCAATATCCTTTGTTTTAATATTAGATGTAGGCGCTGCCCCCACCCACACTGATGGAGGATAGCCTTCACCTGTATTTGTTACTAACGATTGAAAGTTAGTTCCCCAAAATCCTGACCAAGGCAATCCAGTCAAAATAAGAAATAACAGCCCGCCTGTAATCCAAAAAGCAGGTACGGCATGTAGATCTCTTCTAAGGACGTTATTGCCCTTCGTGAACCGAGGTATAAGGGTACCGGCAAGGCTTTTCTTTTTTTGCGGATACCATAAGTAAAGTCCAGTTACAATTAATACAAAGGCCCAGCAAGCGGCAAGTTCTACTATTCTATCACCAGCAGTACCTGCCATTAACTCACCATGAATTTCTTCTATTAAATCCATGATGCGATTATCGCTGTTTAATTCACCGAGTATAGTACCAGTGTATGGATCAACAAAAACGGTCAATGTCTCGTTTTGGTAGGTGATGTTTACCTCACTTGAACGAGTTGCCTGTTCCCCAGGACGATAGCTCGTAACTTCTGCTCCAGCGTAATGATTTGTCACAATATCAACCTGTTCAGACGGGGGGATTCGTTCTTTCTGCTGTTTAACTTCGTAAAAATCTTGATAAAGCACCTGTTCAATTTGTGGCTTAAATAAGTAAACAGAGCCAGTGAATGCAAGGATAATTAAAAACGGCGCGAAAATTATCCCAGCATAAAAATGCCATCTCCATATTGCTTTATAGAGAGCGGCTTGTTTTTTCTTCTGATTTTGAGTTTGCTTGTCAACAGTTGCAGGCTGCACTCGTATCTTCCTCATTCCTTTAATTAAGTAGTTAGTTTGCTTAAAGCTATCCTTACATATATCGGATTACTTAGTAGTATTGTTAAGAATTCTACTGTGTAGACTCCTATATACTATCCTTCAAGTTAGAAGAATAGTATATAGGAGCAAGACTCATCACCATATTATATACAGAATTTACAAAATCTTAAAACATGAAGAAGTGTTTTTAGCTTATAATGAACTTAATTCCTAATTTCAGCATGTCTTGTTCGACCTTCCATTGAACAAACAACAGTAGAAAACCACCGGACGAATGTTCGGTGGTTTTTTTCTAAGAAGCATTATTCGTTTTTTCAAGCAAGTCATAAATGAATCCATCTCGTACTGATTGAGTGCAGTAGGAAAAATAGGGAGACTTGGTCATTTCCATTAAGGTAGAGATAATTTTGATAGCTGGTATGATAATATCTTTTCTTTTTTTGGATAAGCCCTTAATATTAGAACGCTCCGTCACACTTATAGAGGATAACTCTTTGAATATATTGTCGATATCTACTATTGTCATATTTAATGAGTTTTTCTTATCTTTCGCTTTATGTATGCGAGATAGATTTTTAGCACTGCCACCAATTCCAATAATAGGAAGTCCAGCTGCAGATAACCACGGAAGTGTTTGCAGTTGTTCGGACAGATAAGCTTGAAGTTTTTCAATTTGCTCTGCTGTCACCATCTCACCTTTTGTAAATTTCTCATTTAAGTTAACTGCACCGAATGGGAAGCTGTAATACTCAATTAATTGTCGATTTCGGAATAGCGTGATTTCAGTGCTTCCTCCACCGATATCAATGGTAATACCATCCTGCAAGTCAATTGCTTGAATGATACCAAGATAACCAAAGTAGGCTTCCTCATAGCCGCTTAGAATAGAAAATGGAATAGCTGTTTTCTGCTGAATTTCTGCTAGAACCTCTTCCTGGTTAGCAGCATTCCGAACCACTGCAGTGGCAAATCCAATCATTCTGCTTACACCATTTTCTGCACCGATGTTTTGGAAGTCTTGTAAAATTTGCAAGGTTAAATCTATGCCTTCTCTTGTTATGTTTCCTTGTTCATCTATGTAACTGATCAGCCTTGCAGCCACTTTAACCCGCTTTACTTCCTCTGTATGAACAGTATTGTTTTCAATGTTATAGATAGCAAATTGAATCGAATTAGATCCGAGGTCTATGATAGCAATTGAATTCTCTTTCAATTATCGAATCCTCCTTATGTAAATGATGATATGTATATCTTATAAGAAAATGTTAAGAAAAAATATTAAGCTTTTGTAAAGTCATCTAACCATTGTACCCTATAGCATAAAATCTTAATCTTACTACCTCCATATCTGCATATTTCTACAAAAATTTACAAAAAATTTACAAAGCAATCAGATGTACACATGTTATTCTAATTATAGAATATTAGCAATAATTGTTAAGGGGATGTAATAATGCAAACTCATCAAGAGAATTGGAACACCGTTAATCTAGATAATCCTTCCTATTACAATAATCGAGAGTTAAGCTGGCTCGATTTCAATAGTCGAGTGCTTGAAGAAGCGGTAGATAACCAAAATGCCTTATTGGAAAGGTATAAATTTTTATCGATTTTTAGTTCAAATCTGGATGAGTTTTTCATGGTACGTGTTGCTGGACTCCTGGATCAAGTGAAGGCTGGGTTTAATAAACCTGAGAATAAGGCAGGGCTTACTCCGAAAGAACAGTTGAGTGCTATTTCTGAAAAGGCGCGTTTGCTAGTAAAAAGTCAAGATAAAATATACAGTGATTTAGCCAGCTTATTAGAAGAAGAAGGTGTACGCATCATTTCCATCGACGAGGTTTCCGCGAAGGAAATGTCGATTTTGGAGAAATTTTACGATGAACAAGTTTACCCGGTATTGACTCCTATGGCAATTGACGCTTACCGTCCCTTCCCAATGCTGTTAAATAAATCCTTAAACTTAGCGGTAGTTATTGAAGAAAAATCTGCAGAAAAAAGGAAGGAATTAGACCTTGATGGCAATTTAGTTATTGTACAAGTTCCTGCAGTTATTGGCCGTTTAGTAGAGATTTCACAAAGAGGTCAAGAAAGAAAATTTGTTTTGCTAGAAGAAGTGATTTCTAGTTTTATTGAGAAGTTATTTACAGGATTTAAAGTGAAATCTGTGACATCATTTCGAATTACCCGGAATGCTGACTTAACCATACATGAGGATGAAGCAGAAGATTTGCTGCAGGAAATCGAGGAAGAATTGAAGAAGCGGAAAAGAGGAGCAGCAGTCCGCTTAGAATATCAGCAGCAGCACAGCAGTCAAGAGGTGATTGCTTACCTTAGACAGGTGCTTGAAATTCATTCAAAAGACGTTTTTGATGTCCAAGCTCCTTTAGATTTAACATTTCTGTTTTCGTTTTGCAAAAAAATCGAAGCAACACATGAGCATATTGCAGCAAGAACTTTTATTCCACAGCCGCCAATCGACTTGGAAGGGGAAGGAACTATCTTTGAGAAGATTGCGAAGCAGGACGTTTTGCTGCATCATCCGTATGAGTCATTCGAACCAGTTGTGGAATTCATGTCACAGGCAGCAGATGATGAAAATGTATTGGCAATCAAGCAAACCTTGTACAGAGTGAGCGGTGACTCCCCGATTATTGAAAGCCTTAAACGAGCAGCAGAGAACGGCAAGCAGGTAACGGTTCTAGTTGAGCTAAAGGCGCGGTTTGATGAGGAGAATAATGTTCAATGGGCGAGGGAATTGGAGCAAGCCGGCTGTCATGTAATCTATGGGATGACCCATTTGAAAACACATAGCAAAATTACACTCGTAATCCGCAGAGAAAAAGGCAGGGTTCAAAGTTATGTCCATTTAGGGACAGGCAATTATAATGATGCCACAGCAAGAATTTACACAGACATGGGATTGCTGACATGCAATGACAAAATAGGCACTGACGCGATTAATTTCTTTAATTATTTGAGCGGTTATATGGAAAGACCGTCCTATGAGCATTTATCAGTCTCACCATTTGGAATTCGTGATACGTTTATTGAGTTAATTGATAAGGAAATGGACTATCATAAAGAGTATCAGAATGGTAGAATCATAGCAAAAATGAACTCGTTGACAGACAAAATAATTATTAAGAAATTATATGAAGCATCCATTGCCGGAGTTAAGATTGATCTTATCATCAGAGGAGTTTGCTGCTTAAGACCTGGTATTAAGGGTGTCAGTGAAAACATAAGAGTTCGAAGCATTGTGGGTGCATTCTTAGAACATACGAGAATCTTTTATTTTCATCAAAACGGTGCGGAAGATGTATCTTTATCCTCAGCTGATTGGATGACACGAAACATGGAAAATCGTGTGGAAATACTTTTCCCAATATTAGAAAAACATATAAAAGATAGAATTCATGACTGTTTGCTATTAATGCTGAAGGACAACTGTAAAGCACGTGAACAGGATAGTAATGGCAGATATCGTTATATACAGAGAAACGATAACCAGAAACAGATAAACAGTCAAAAAATACTTTGTGAAGAAGCAATCCAATATAGAACGAAACTCATGACAGCAAACTTGAATTCAGTTAAAAAATCTAAAATCTTTAATTTTACAGAATTGTCTTTGTTTCGTCTTAAAGGATTTGTACCTATATTTAAAAAATAATCTTTTACTGAGCATTCCTTTATATACAAGGAATGCTTTTTTTTTGGTTAAACAATAAAAATAAAATTAAAAACAATATTAATTTATTGTAAAACGATAAATTCTATGGTAAATTGAATACATAATTAATGAGTGAGGTGTATTTTTGTGAACCAGGTTTCCACGCTGTTTTTAAAGATAGCTGTTATTTTTATTGGTCTACCCATTTTGGCATTATGTATCTTTGTTGTTCCAGAAATCGGGAGATATGCAGGAGAGCTGCTTTCAAATATAACTTATATAAAATATCTTGTTATTAGCTTTTTTTATGTTTCTGCCATTCCTTTTTATATTGCGCTTTATCAAGCATTCAAGCTGCTGATTTTTATTGACAAGAATAAAGCCTTTTCGGAGTTATCTGTGAAATCTTTAAAGGTAATTAAATACTGCGCCATTATTATAAGTGGACTGTTTGTGATCGCAATGCCGCTCTTTTATTTCGTGGCTGATGCAGATGATGCGCCTGGAGTTATTATTATTGGTTTGGTCATCATCTTTGCATCTATGATAATTGCGGTATTTGCGGCAGTGCTTCAGAGGCTTTTACAAGAAGCTATTGAAATAAAATCAGAAAATGATCTAACGGTCTGAGGAGAATACAATGGCGATAATAATAAATGTTGATGTAATGCTGGCTAAACGGAAGATGAGCGTAACAGAGCTTTCAGAAAGGGTTGGCATCACAATGGCTAACCTGTCGATATTGAAAAACGGCAAGGCAAAAGCAATTCGCTTATCAACTTTAGATGCGATTTGCAAGGCTCTCGATTGCCAGCCTGGCGATATTTTAGAATACAAAAATGATGATGTGACAGAAGAGTAATAGGTTTAAGAATCATACGAATAGGAGGCTTTGCCATGAATACATCAACAATGGTAAAACGGAGCTATAAATCATCTATAAAACAATTGCTTGTGTTTGGGTGGGAACAGGCTTTGTCTTGCTTGTTTCCAGTCGTTATCTTCGCCTCTTTAGCAATTACACAGTATATCCCGCTTCCGTTATTGCCACGGTATGATTGGCTGCTTCTCATTTGTCTGCTCATGCAATGGATAATGGTAAGGTCTGGATTGGAAACAAGGGATGAGCTTAAGGTTATAACTTTATTTCATATAATCGGACT carries:
- a CDS encoding RNA degradosome polyphosphate kinase, whose translation is MQTHQENWNTVNLDNPSYYNNRELSWLDFNSRVLEEAVDNQNALLERYKFLSIFSSNLDEFFMVRVAGLLDQVKAGFNKPENKAGLTPKEQLSAISEKARLLVKSQDKIYSDLASLLEEEGVRIISIDEVSAKEMSILEKFYDEQVYPVLTPMAIDAYRPFPMLLNKSLNLAVVIEEKSAEKRKELDLDGNLVIVQVPAVIGRLVEISQRGQERKFVLLEEVISSFIEKLFTGFKVKSVTSFRITRNADLTIHEDEAEDLLQEIEEELKKRKRGAAVRLEYQQQHSSQEVIAYLRQVLEIHSKDVFDVQAPLDLTFLFSFCKKIEATHEHIAARTFIPQPPIDLEGEGTIFEKIAKQDVLLHHPYESFEPVVEFMSQAADDENVLAIKQTLYRVSGDSPIIESLKRAAENGKQVTVLVELKARFDEENNVQWARELEQAGCHVIYGMTHLKTHSKITLVIRREKGRVQSYVHLGTGNYNDATARIYTDMGLLTCNDKIGTDAINFFNYLSGYMERPSYEHLSVSPFGIRDTFIELIDKEMDYHKEYQNGRIIAKMNSLTDKIIIKKLYEASIAGVKIDLIIRGVCCLRPGIKGVSENIRVRSIVGAFLEHTRIFYFHQNGAEDVSLSSADWMTRNMENRVEILFPILEKHIKDRIHDCLLLMLKDNCKAREQDSNGRYRYIQRNDNQKQINSQKILCEEAIQYRTKLMTANLNSVKKSKIFNFTELSLFRLKGFVPIFKK
- a CDS encoding helix-turn-helix domain-containing protein, translated to MAIIINVDVMLAKRKMSVTELSERVGITMANLSILKNGKAKAIRLSTLDAICKALDCQPGDILEYKNDDVTEE
- a CDS encoding exopolyphosphatase; its protein translation is MKENSIAIIDLGSNSIQFAIYNIENNTVHTEEVKRVKVAARLISYIDEQGNITREGIDLTLQILQDFQNIGAENGVSRMIGFATAVVRNAANQEEVLAEIQQKTAIPFSILSGYEEAYFGYLGIIQAIDLQDGITIDIGGGSTEITLFRNRQLIEYYSFPFGAVNLNEKFTKGEMVTAEQIEKLQAYLSEQLQTLPWLSAAGLPIIGIGGSAKNLSRIHKAKDKKNSLNMTIVDIDNIFKELSSISVTERSNIKGLSKKRKDIIIPAIKIISTLMEMTKSPYFSYCTQSVRDGFIYDLLEKTNNAS
- a CDS encoding FixH family protein; its protein translation is MKKTLLALLLSCLICLLLSACSLLKQDAASLYKKETPLEAVLELPASLKANAVTEITVTLLQNGEKVNNADYVHFEVWKQDGSTEKMMEEADKQGNGVYSIKKTLSSDGLYYVKVHASYHDSIIMPQKQFIVGELSEDDLNYLQKNLPQQEEDHEHHH
- a CDS encoding FecCD family ABC transporter permease, whose amino-acid sequence is MKPNLRSSKTLTVALVLILINVIVILISLNTGSLRIAPLEVVRTLFGFGDFKSSLVLFDYRLPRIIITILAGIGLGISGAILQGVSRNPLADPGIIGLHAGASFGLIMFVTYFHSLNDKAALLIPLFTFIGGCLTAVTIILLTYDRYKGILPIRLILVGIAIAACFNAITLFLSLRLDEDTYTFASRWLVGNVWGRDWIHVIALLPWIVVLTPLGFLQSRKLDALSFGDSTAVGLGVSVLRTRLGMLAIAVALSSASVAMVGGIGFIGLVAPHLARRLVGPRHQHFLPVAGLLGMVILVLSDTVGRSIFQPNAIPAGIVVAAIGGPYFLYLLTKTK
- a CDS encoding ABC transporter substrate-binding protein, with protein sequence MKKKLVLLFTAMLLLILSACGQTASTDSKESDTKTGKGEPKIASLSIHLTNDLLALGVTPVGSVVGGELNDFLPHVKDQLKNSTKLGPAKDPDMEAVIALDPSVIYIDEGISGEDISKFEDIAPTESFNLDEGTWRDHLKAIGKLVDRTKEAEDFIADYENLTSEVKTLAADELGKNSKVMAIRVTAKELRVFTTKRPLGPILYDDLGFTPATGIKELDSTQPYEVISQEVLPDFDADAIFVVVNSDDKAQTAFKQLEESPIYQGLKAVKNKHVYVVSDQPWLDYSALGNKLAMEEAKKLFSK
- a CDS encoding DUF2975 domain-containing protein, whose amino-acid sequence is MNQVSTLFLKIAVIFIGLPILALCIFVVPEIGRYAGELLSNITYIKYLVISFFYVSAIPFYIALYQAFKLLIFIDKNKAFSELSVKSLKVIKYCAIIISGLFVIAMPLFYFVADADDAPGVIIIGLVIIFASMIIAVFAAVLQRLLQEAIEIKSENDLTV
- a CDS encoding FecCD family ABC transporter permease — encoded protein: MLQTPHQKHLNNRLHNMWRLLLFIFFLAGLIVILVTAVSFGAKDITFHNVWTAIFNYDSSLTEQQIIYELRLPRVIGAAIVGAAFAVAGALMQGVTRNPLADAGVLGINAGAMFIVTLSFAFFPSISYSLLMVFSFIGAALSTLLIFIMGASVPGGLTPMRLTVSGAVIAALLHSLSAGIAIYFDLSQDLAFWYAGGVAGIKWDHLKVLVPVIVLTIIWAVSMGRSISLIAIGEETAMNLGIKVNLIKLLSIIAAVILAGVSVSAVGSIGFIGLVIPHIARKLVGSDYSFIIPMSALLGAILLMLADLGARTVNPPRELAIGIIVAAVGVPFFLYTARKVGRDL
- a CDS encoding PepSY-associated TM helix domain-containing protein produces the protein MQPATVDKQTQNQKKKQAALYKAIWRWHFYAGIIFAPFLIILAFTGSVYLFKPQIEQVLYQDFYEVKQQKERIPPSEQVDIVTNHYAGAEVTSYRPGEQATRSSEVNITYQNETLTVFVDPYTGTILGELNSDNRIMDLIEEIHGELMAGTAGDRIVELAACWAFVLIVTGLYLWYPQKKKSLAGTLIPRFTKGNNVLRRDLHAVPAFWITGGLLFLILTGLPWSGFWGTNFQSLVTNTGEGYPPSVWVGAAPTSNIKTKDIAEVPWAAETLDVPKSELEGFIPVSIDDIVTTAEREGMHPSYSVIFPSTKEGVYTLSAFPPKAKDEATIHIDQYTGAVLADYRYDNYGLIGKIVAVGITLHKGTELGFLNQLVSLLICLGTILVAFTGVYMWWKRKPKTGLGAPKAPNIKNMKLLLFLLIFLGIIFPLVGLSLIFVWLIDWLIIQRVPNAKRFLNA